The Flavobacteriales bacterium genome segment ACACATATCATCACAGCAGGTATTGTTCGAGAGATTCATAGCAGATCGCATGCAAAAAGGCACGGGCCGTTACTCCCGTCCGATCGTCAGCATTGCGATTTTAGGGATAATCCTCGGAGTAGCGGTGATGATCCTCAGTGCAAGCATCGTCAGAGGTTTCCGTACGGAGATACGTGATAAGGTGGTGGGGTTCAATGCCCACTTGCAGATCACCGATGTGGCTTCGGGCATGGGTACCGAGGATAAACGCGTGGAGATCCGTCAGAACTTCTTGGCCGATATCGCATCGATGGAAGGTGTGGAAATGATCAGACCATTTCTGGCACGGCCGACCATCTTGGAGAGCAAGGAAGGTATAGAAGGGGTCATTGCAAAGGGTATCGATCGTGAGGCCGTTCCTGATTTCTTGAAGTGGCGATTGGCAGACGGTCGGATGCCCGACCTCCCAGAGGGTGGTCCCGGCCAGGAAATGCTTGTTTCTGCCGTTACGGCCCGCGCCTTGGATGTGGAAGTAGGTGATAGACTGAGTTTGTATTTCATAAAAAGTGATTCGGATTTCTCCATCCGTAGATTGACAGTCTCCGGTATCTATCAGACCGATCTGGAGGAATTCGATGCTCAGTACATCTACATGGATATACGCCATCTGCAGCGCTTGAGCCATTGGGGACTGGAGATACAGGCATTGGCTCTAGATAGTTGCGATGCAGATGGGCAGTATCTCGAAGCCCGGTCCTTCGGGGTAGAGTCTGAACACTTCTTCTCTTGGAGCACGGGAGCAAGCGGAGCCGGACCCTTTCCCATCTGTTCAGAGTCAGGCGAAACAGCCCACATCGTTCTAGGCGATAATAAACAGACCATCCGCGATACCGCCTTCATTCATTTCACGCCTAATGTCTCACTGGCTTGTGATTGTCCCTATGAGGTGGACACCATCGTCACCAGCGGAGGAAGCGGGAAATACTATGTGGGAGGTTTCGAGGTATTCGTATCAGACTTCGACCAGTTGTCTACTTTGAAGAAGTCCATCCAGCGCACCACTGGACCCTTCTTTTACACCAGCGACATCGTTGAGCGAACGCCAGAGATATTCTCCTGGCTGGAAATACTGGATGTCAATATCTATATCATTATCACCCTGATGATCGGTGTGGCCATTTTCAACATGTCCTCGGCACTTCTCATATTGATCATCGAGAGGAGCAATATGATCGGAATACTCAAGGCATTGGGCTCGGAGAATTGGAGCATCCGTAAGATATTCATCCGTCATGCCGGCAAATTGATCCTGACCGGCCTGCTCTGGGGAAATCTGCTCGGTCTCGGATTGGCTCTGGCACAGCAACACTTCCAATTCATCAAACTCAGTGCGGAGACCTATTACCTCAATCGAGTGCCCATATTGCTCCACTGGACGGATATCCTCCTGATCGATCTAGGCACATTGACCATCTGTCTCTTGGCCATGCTCATCCCATCTTACTTCATCACACGTATCACTCCGGTCAAAGCCATTCGCTTCGACTGATCGTCCTACTTTTGCGCCCGCATGGACATCAAGAACAATATCCTCGAGACCATAGGGAACACTCCGCTGATACGTCTCAACAAGATCGCTGAAGACATCCCTTGTGCCGTTCTGGCCAAAGTGGAGTACTTCAACCCAGGACATTCCGTCAAAGACCGCATGGCCCTGGCCATGATAGAAGGTGCCGAGCGTGAGGGCAAGATCAAAGAAGGAGGCACTGTGATAGAATGCACTTCTGGAAATACGGGAATGGGACTCGCTCTGGCCTGTATCGTCAAGGGCTACAAGCTTATATGCACGACCAGCGATAAGCAATCCAAGGAGAAGGTGGATGTACTCAAGGCCATGGGAGCCGAAGTGATCGTATGCCCGACCAATGTGGCCCCGGATGACCCGCAGAGTTACTATTCGGTAGCGGAGGCAAAAAGTAAGGAGATTCCCAATTCATTCTGGGTCAATCAATACGACAATCCCTACAATACCGTGGGGCATTATGAGACCACCGGGCCTGAGATCTGGGAACAGACCGATGGGAAGATCACTCACTTCGTAGTTGGTGTAGGAACTGGTGGAACCATCTCAGGGGTGGGGAAATACCTGAAAGAGAAGAATCCGGATATCAAGCTCTGGGGAGCCGACACCTATGGTTCTGTTTTCAAGAAGTATCATGAGACCGGTGAGTTCGATGAAGCGGAGATCTATCCGTACATCACCGAAGGCATCGGAGAGGATATCCTTCCCAAGAATGTCAACTTCGACATCATCGATCGGTTTGAAAAGGTCACTGACAAGGATGGTGTATTGATCACTCGTGAATTGGCATTAAAAGAAGGCCTCTTCCTCGGGAATTCTGCGGGAAGTGCATTTGGGGTGATTCGCCAGCTGAAGGATGAGCTCAAGCCGGATGATGTGGTGGTGGTCCTCTTCCATGACCATGGCTCACGTTATGTGGGTAAGGTCTTCAATGATGATTGGGTGAGGGAAAATGGGTTTATAGATTGAGGACATTCAAGATCCTGAGATGAAGAAATTCTGAAATATCGCAATGCCAGAATTTCGAGATCAGTTCCTATGCGCATCATCTCAACCGTCCCTTCGCTCACCGAACTCCTATCCTATCTCGGACTGGATGACGCAATCATCGGTATCACCAA includes the following:
- a CDS encoding ABC transporter permease, which gives rise to MQKGTGRYSRPIVSIAILGIILGVAVMILSASIVRGFRTEIRDKVVGFNAHLQITDVASGMGTEDKRVEIRQNFLADIASMEGVEMIRPFLARPTILESKEGIEGVIAKGIDREAVPDFLKWRLADGRMPDLPEGGPGQEMLVSAVTARALDVEVGDRLSLYFIKSDSDFSIRRLTVSGIYQTDLEEFDAQYIYMDIRHLQRLSHWGLEIQALALDSCDADGQYLEARSFGVESEHFFSWSTGASGAGPFPICSESGETAHIVLGDNKQTIRDTAFIHFTPNVSLACDCPYEVDTIVTSGGSGKYYVGGFEVFVSDFDQLSTLKKSIQRTTGPFFYTSDIVERTPEIFSWLEILDVNIYIIITLMIGVAIFNMSSALLILIIERSNMIGILKALGSENWSIRKIFIRHAGKLILTGLLWGNLLGLGLALAQQHFQFIKLSAETYYLNRVPILLHWTDILLIDLGTLTICLLAMLIPSYFITRITPVKAIRFD
- a CDS encoding cysteine synthase family protein — protein: MDIKNNILETIGNTPLIRLNKIAEDIPCAVLAKVEYFNPGHSVKDRMALAMIEGAEREGKIKEGGTVIECTSGNTGMGLALACIVKGYKLICTTSDKQSKEKVDVLKAMGAEVIVCPTNVAPDDPQSYYSVAEAKSKEIPNSFWVNQYDNPYNTVGHYETTGPEIWEQTDGKITHFVVGVGTGGTISGVGKYLKEKNPDIKLWGADTYGSVFKKYHETGEFDEAEIYPYITEGIGEDILPKNVNFDIIDRFEKVTDKDGVLITRELALKEGLFLGNSAGSAFGVIRQLKDELKPDDVVVVLFHDHGSRYVGKVFNDDWVRENGFID